A window of Dorea formicigenerans contains these coding sequences:
- a CDS encoding NUDIX domain-containing protein has product MTSLSTLCYIEKDGQYLMLHRTVKKNDVNKDKWIGVGGHFEADESPEECVLREVKEETGYTLTSYRFRGIVTFVSGNGVTEYMHLFTADEFEGKPIACDEGELEWVKKEDVLKLNIWEGDRIFLRLLADEEPFFSLKLVYDGHDTLVSAVLNGEPMELFDILNPDGSKTGIVRERVVAHREGSLHATVHMWIVRPNEKSGYDVLLQKRSQTKDSNPGSYDISSAGHVDAGDEILESAIRELKEELGIEAKPEELHYIGVHYGAFEAEFYGKMFRDRELSSVYVYTEPVEIENLKLQKEEVEAVRWMDYEECRQKVHDGTMPNCIYEDEFRMVGEYLDRVSVGR; this is encoded by the coding sequence ATGACATCACTTAGTACTTTATGTTATATAGAAAAAGATGGGCAATATCTAATGCTTCACCGTACAGTGAAGAAAAATGATGTGAATAAGGATAAATGGATCGGTGTGGGCGGACATTTTGAAGCAGATGAAAGTCCGGAGGAGTGTGTGCTTCGTGAAGTGAAAGAGGAGACAGGATATACATTGACTTCTTATCGGTTCCGTGGGATTGTGACATTTGTATCTGGAAATGGTGTGACAGAGTATATGCATCTGTTTACTGCTGATGAATTCGAAGGAAAACCCATAGCATGCGATGAAGGTGAACTGGAATGGGTGAAAAAAGAGGACGTGTTGAAACTAAATATCTGGGAAGGCGACCGGATATTTTTACGGCTTCTTGCAGATGAAGAGCCATTCTTCTCACTGAAGCTTGTCTATGATGGTCATGATACACTGGTGTCAGCAGTGTTGAATGGAGAACCAATGGAGCTTTTCGATATTTTAAATCCAGACGGCAGTAAAACCGGAATTGTGAGAGAGCGAGTGGTTGCGCACCGTGAAGGAAGTCTGCATGCGACAGTGCATATGTGGATTGTGCGTCCGAATGAGAAGAGTGGTTATGACGTTCTTTTACAGAAGCGCAGCCAGACAAAAGATTCCAATCCAGGCAGCTATGATATATCCTCCGCAGGACATGTGGACGCCGGAGATGAGATTCTTGAATCAGCCATTCGCGAGCTGAAAGAAGAACTTGGTATTGAGGCAAAACCGGAAGAACTTCATTATATAGGTGTACATTACGGAGCATTTGAGGCAGAATTTTATGGGAAAATGTTTCGGGACAGAGAACTTAGTTCAGTCTATGTATACACAGAACCGGTGGAGATTGAAAACCTCAAATTACAGAAAGAAGAAGTGGAAGCGGTTCGCTGGATGGATTACGAGGAGTGCAGGCAGAAAGTTCATGACGGCACGATGCCGAACTGTATTTACGAAGATGAATTTCGGATGGTCGGGGAATACCTTGACAGAGTAAGTGTCGGCCGTTAA
- the trxA gene encoding thioredoxin, which translates to MAVVHVTGDTFEQEVLKAEGKVLVDFWAGWCGPCQMLGPVIEEVAAEVDDVKICKVDVDQCMDLARQYKVVSIPMLVVFENGEVTGKQLGLISKEEVLHLIGK; encoded by the coding sequence ATGGCAGTTGTACATGTAACAGGAGATACATTTGAGCAGGAAGTATTAAAAGCAGAAGGAAAGGTACTGGTTGATTTCTGGGCCGGCTGGTGCGGACCGTGTCAGATGCTTGGACCGGTTATTGAAGAAGTGGCAGCAGAAGTAGATGATGTAAAGATCTGCAAAGTGGACGTAGACCAGTGCATGGATCTTGCAAGACAGTATAAGGTTGTGTCCATTCCGATGCTTGTTGTATTTGAAAATGGAGAAGTGACAGGAAAGCAGCTTGGACTGATCAGTAAAGAAGAAGTATTACATTTAATTGGGAAATAA
- a CDS encoding nicotinate-nucleotide adenylyltransferase produces MTRTGIVNGRFQVLHLKHMEYILAAKMRCDKLYIGITNPDGAHTRDTVHDENRGTKAGNPLTYFERCEMIRGAMEEFNVPAKEYDFIPFPISMPEYIAQYTPKEAVYYVGMFDAWDEEKYKILRSLDLDVNILWRKTEEEKGITGSKVRELIATDQEWKQFVPKSVYHYLTENELDKRVKRLELMRIEEKKAIEQMNIAEAVERLEMMESQDMD; encoded by the coding sequence ATGACAAGAACGGGAATTGTAAATGGAAGATTTCAGGTGCTTCACCTGAAACATATGGAGTATATTCTTGCAGCAAAGATGCGCTGCGACAAATTATATATCGGAATCACGAATCCGGATGGAGCTCACACGCGGGATACGGTGCATGATGAGAACAGAGGAACGAAAGCAGGGAATCCATTGACCTATTTTGAGCGGTGTGAAATGATCCGCGGTGCAATGGAAGAATTTAATGTGCCTGCGAAAGAGTATGATTTTATTCCATTCCCGATCAGCATGCCGGAGTATATCGCACAGTATACACCCAAAGAAGCAGTATACTATGTAGGAATGTTTGATGCCTGGGATGAGGAAAAGTACAAGATTTTACGAAGCCTTGACCTGGATGTGAATATTCTTTGGAGAAAAACGGAAGAAGAGAAAGGAATTACTGGATCAAAAGTACGGGAGCTTATCGCTACAGATCAGGAGTGGAAACAGTTTGTTCCCAAAAGTGTGTATCATTATCTGACAGAAAATGAACTGGACAAGCGTGTAAAGCGTCTGGAACTTATGAGGATTGAAGAAAAAAAGGCCATTGAACAGATGAACATTGCAGAGGCAGTGGAACGTCTCGAAATGATGGAATCCCAGGATATGGATTAA
- the arcC gene encoding carbamate kinase has product MKKRVVVALGHRALGTTLPEQLEAVKKSAKVIADLIQNGYQVAITHSNAPQVGMIHTALNEFAKQHEDYTAAPMCICSAMSQGYIGYDLQNNIREELLDRGIFRTVSTVLTSVVVDPYDEAFYTPTKVLGRYLNAEEANLERKKGNYIVEEPGKGFRRIVSAPNPVSIVEIDAIKALLDADQVVIACGGGGIPVLEQDNHLKGASAVIEKDLTAGKMAEETDADMLIILTSVEKVKIHMGRADEKDLGEITVDQAKKYMEEGHFGVYNMLPKFNASVNFVEGREGRSALITSYDKLNEALEGKTGTVIR; this is encoded by the coding sequence ATGAAGAAACGAGTTGTTGTCGCTCTGGGACACCGGGCACTTGGAACAACATTGCCGGAACAGTTAGAGGCAGTGAAAAAATCAGCGAAAGTAATTGCCGATCTTATCCAGAACGGATATCAGGTAGCTATTACACACAGTAATGCACCTCAGGTCGGAATGATACATACCGCATTGAATGAGTTTGCAAAGCAGCATGAAGATTATACAGCAGCACCTATGTGTATCTGTTCAGCCATGAGTCAGGGATATATCGGTTATGATCTCCAGAACAACATTCGCGAAGAGCTTTTAGACCGCGGGATTTTCCGCACAGTCAGTACCGTTCTTACCAGTGTTGTTGTGGATCCTTATGATGAGGCATTCTATACACCAACCAAAGTTCTCGGTCGTTATCTGAATGCAGAAGAAGCTAATCTGGAGCGGAAAAAGGGAAATTATATCGTGGAAGAGCCGGGAAAGGGATTCCGTCGAATCGTATCTGCACCGAATCCAGTCAGCATTGTCGAGATTGATGCAATCAAAGCCCTGTTAGATGCAGATCAGGTTGTTATCGCATGTGGCGGTGGGGGAATTCCGGTACTTGAGCAGGACAATCATCTCAAAGGAGCCAGCGCTGTTATTGAAAAAGATCTGACTGCCGGTAAGATGGCAGAAGAGACAGATGCTGATATGTTGATCATTCTGACAAGTGTTGAGAAAGTTAAGATCCATATGGGACGTGCCGATGAAAAAGACCTTGGCGAAATTACAGTCGATCAGGCTAAAAAATATATGGAAGAAGGACATTTTGGAGTTTACAACATGCTCCCGAAATTCAATGCTTCCGTAAACTTTGTAGAAGGCAGAGAAGGCAGAAGTGCACTCATCACTTCTTACGATAAATTAAACGAGGCGCTGGAAGGAAAGACCGGAACAGTGATTCGTTAG
- a CDS encoding YlmC/YmxH family sporulation protein — MRLNDFQGKEVINACDGKKLGYIVDFVFDEKCGQIEAIIIPKTSKFCNFFCDGSEYIIPYKCICKIGPDVILVEMHEKK; from the coding sequence ATGCGCCTGAACGATTTTCAAGGAAAAGAAGTCATCAACGCCTGTGACGGTAAAAAATTAGGCTACATTGTAGATTTTGTCTTTGACGAAAAATGTGGACAGATCGAAGCAATCATTATTCCAAAGACATCAAAGTTCTGTAACTTCTTCTGTGACGGCTCCGAATATATCATTCCTTACAAATGCATTTGCAAAATCGGACCAGATGTCATACTGGTAGAAATGCATGAGAAAAAATAA
- the nrdR gene encoding transcriptional regulator NrdR — MKCPYCGNPDTKVIDSRPAEDGSSIRRRRACDICGKRFTTYEKIETIPLIIIKKDNNREQYSRQKIENGIIRACYKRPVPTEKIQQAVNNIETKVFSLEEKEIPSSVVGELVMDELKDLDEVAYVRFASVYREFKDVNTFMDELKKILDKEEK, encoded by the coding sequence ATGAAATGTCCATATTGTGGAAATCCTGACACAAAAGTAATTGATTCCAGACCTGCAGAGGACGGAAGCTCCATTCGAAGAAGACGTGCCTGCGATATATGTGGGAAGCGTTTTACAACTTATGAAAAGATAGAGACAATCCCTCTTATAATTATAAAAAAAGATAACAACAGAGAACAGTACAGCCGTCAGAAGATTGAAAACGGAATTATCCGGGCATGCTATAAGCGTCCGGTGCCGACAGAGAAGATCCAGCAGGCGGTGAACAATATAGAGACAAAGGTATTCAGTCTGGAAGAAAAGGAAATTCCGAGCAGTGTGGTCGGCGAACTTGTCATGGACGAACTGAAAGATCTGGATGAAGTAGCATATGTAAGATTTGCATCTGTATACCGTGAATTTAAAGATGTGAATACTTTTATGGACGAGCTAAAGAAGATATTAGATAAGGAAGAAAAATGA